A single region of the Syngnathoides biaculeatus isolate LvHL_M chromosome 17, ASM1980259v1, whole genome shotgun sequence genome encodes:
- the fam163ba gene encoding protein FAM163B: protein MTAGTVVITGGILATVILLLIIAVLCYCRLQYYCCKKEESESEEEEPDFAVTSRLPPVHSNHNIVAATAAASSIPNGPALFPTPPLARKLTRSQTFCPSCTHYELPFYLQPPAPAQVHHQADGLRNGGERVSYRSVAPPQPQPDMELPVPVNISNYRKPHLARSVTMRDMFTRSCSISTDV from the exons ATGACAGCCGGGACAGTGGTCATCACCGGTGGAATTCTTGCTACGGTCATATTACTTCTTATCATCGCAGTACTGTGCTACTGCAGACTGCAG TATTACTGCTGTAAAAAGGAGGAGTCCGagtcggaggaggaggagccggaCTTTGCCGTCACGTCGCGCCTGCCACCGGTCCACTCCAACCACAACATTGTGGCGGCCAcagccgccgcctcctccatCCCCAACGGTCCCGCCCTCTTCCCCACCCCGCCCCTGGCCCGGAAACTGACCCGCTCTCAGACGTTCTGCCCGTCGTGCACCCACTACGAGCTGCCCTTCTACCTGCAGCCCCCGGCCCCAGCGCAGGTCCACCACCAAGCGGATGGCCTGAGGAACGGCGGCGAGCGGGTCAGCTACCGCAGCGTGGCCCCGCCCCAGCCGCAGCCGGACATGGAACTGCCCGTGCCCGTCAACATTTCCAACTACCGTAAGCCGCACTTGGCCCGCTCTGTCACCATGAGGGACATGTTCACTCGCAGCTGCAGCATCAGCACTGATGTTTAG